One Anaerolineae bacterium genomic region harbors:
- a CDS encoding LysM peptidoglycan-binding domain-containing protein → MTKKKKGKQPKATPEPQATPKPEAEESAAASAEPVSEVDQTIQQFRKRQQWLPLFLGGLAVVFVVAGVAIVLAYTLEGQGRLVLFPTDTPTPSPTAPPTATFTVTPTPTVTPTPTATFTVTPTPTPSEPFEYTIQEGDTLSDIADRFNADLVTLMLLNGLNNASQIYVGQVILVPPPGMKPPTPTPLPTYLPRGFEIDYFVLPGDTLEGIAARFNSTVDAIVQANELDGPTAVIFVGQILKVPVNLVTPVPTATLSPKNLTATAQATLVSPTETPRPTATPTP, encoded by the coding sequence ATGACCAAGAAAAAGAAAGGCAAGCAACCCAAAGCGACGCCTGAGCCCCAGGCGACCCCTAAGCCGGAGGCTGAGGAGAGCGCAGCGGCGTCGGCGGAGCCGGTTTCAGAAGTGGATCAGACCATTCAACAGTTCCGCAAGCGTCAGCAGTGGCTGCCGTTGTTCCTGGGCGGTCTGGCGGTGGTGTTCGTCGTGGCTGGGGTGGCCATTGTCCTGGCCTACACCCTGGAGGGGCAGGGGCGTTTGGTGCTGTTCCCCACGGACACGCCGACCCCTTCGCCCACGGCGCCGCCTACGGCCACCTTTACCGTGACGCCGACGCCCACCGTGACCCCCACGCCCACGGCCACCTTTACCGTGACCCCCACGCCCACGCCCAGTGAGCCGTTCGAGTACACCATCCAGGAAGGCGACACGCTTTCCGACATTGCCGACCGCTTCAACGCCGATCTGGTGACTTTGATGCTGCTCAACGGGCTGAACAACGCCAGTCAGATTTATGTGGGCCAGGTGATTCTGGTGCCCCCGCCGGGCATGAAGCCGCCCACGCCCACCCCCTTGCCCACCTATTTGCCGCGCGGGTTCGAGATCGACTATTTCGTGCTCCCCGGCGATACCTTGGAGGGCATCGCGGCGCGCTTCAATTCCACCGTGGACGCCATCGTCCAGGCCAACGAGTTGGATGGTCCCACGGCGGTGATCTTTGTGGGCCAGATCCTCAAGGTGCCCGTCAATCTGGTCACGCCCGTGCCCACGGCGACCCTCAGCCCGAAAAATCTCACCGCCACGGCTCAGGCGACCTTGGTGTCGCCCACTGAAACGCCTCGCCCCACGGCGACCCCTACGCCTTAG
- a CDS encoding ribonuclease J — protein sequence MSKKKLRIIPLGGAGEIGKNMTVYEYGDDILIVDTGIMFPTNDMLGIDYIIPDFQYLLDKRHKVRGIVITHGHEDHTGAIHHVVSQIQAPIYATPLTMGLLENKLSRGGLKDKVSLHTVRAGEAVQIGPFKVEFFHVCHSIPDAVGLGITTPEGLIVQTGDYKFDHTPVDGWPTDYAKLAEFGQRGVLALLADSTNADKAGWTPSEQVIKPAFEQVFREAKGRILVATFASQISRVQQVADVALEHGRKITFVGTSMVENVKIARKLGYLDIPEAMILPLDQALKLPDEQVLLMCTGSQGEPSSIMGRLSMGTNRAFDLKPGDTVVLSAHPIPGNEENVYRTINRLFRRGAKVIYDPIVPVHVSGHASQEEMKLMIHLVRPKYLLPVHGELRHLHQHAAMGRELGIPEDHIVIIENGQVVEFQNGQMSLGERVPGGWVFVDGSSVGEVSMKVVREREALARDGFVLVNLTVDRLTGRLLDAPEIITRGFVYTEGAQDLLAAIRKRVVKAVNTSSGNLQRDVQQMLRSYLYNETKRRPQIFVSVSEIEPAAAPEKAGKVPTWAS from the coding sequence ATGAGCAAAAAGAAGTTACGCATCATCCCCTTAGGGGGAGCCGGTGAAATCGGCAAGAACATGACGGTTTACGAATACGGCGATGACATCCTGATTGTGGACACCGGGATCATGTTCCCCACCAACGATATGCTGGGGATCGACTACATCATTCCCGATTTCCAATACCTGCTGGACAAACGCCACAAGGTACGCGGCATTGTCATCACCCACGGCCACGAAGACCACACCGGGGCCATTCATCATGTGGTCTCCCAAATCCAGGCCCCCATCTACGCCACGCCCCTGACCATGGGGCTCTTGGAGAACAAACTCAGCCGGGGCGGGTTGAAAGACAAGGTCAGCCTGCATACGGTACGGGCCGGGGAAGCCGTGCAGATCGGCCCCTTCAAGGTGGAGTTCTTCCATGTCTGCCACTCCATCCCCGACGCGGTGGGGTTGGGCATCACCACGCCCGAAGGGCTCATCGTGCAGACCGGGGACTACAAATTCGACCACACGCCGGTGGACGGCTGGCCCACCGACTACGCGAAACTCGCCGAGTTCGGTCAGCGGGGCGTCCTGGCCCTGTTGGCCGATTCCACCAACGCCGACAAAGCCGGCTGGACGCCTTCCGAGCAGGTCATCAAACCTGCCTTCGAGCAGGTGTTCCGCGAGGCCAAAGGGCGCATTCTGGTCGCCACTTTCGCCTCGCAAATCTCCCGCGTCCAGCAAGTGGCCGATGTGGCCCTGGAACACGGGCGCAAGATCACCTTTGTGGGGACCAGCATGGTGGAAAATGTCAAAATCGCCCGCAAACTGGGCTATCTGGATATCCCCGAAGCCATGATTCTGCCCCTGGACCAGGCGCTGAAGTTGCCCGACGAGCAGGTGCTCCTGATGTGCACCGGCTCTCAGGGAGAGCCTTCCTCGATTATGGGACGGCTGTCCATGGGCACCAACCGGGCCTTCGACCTGAAGCCCGGGGATACGGTGGTGCTTTCGGCCCACCCCATCCCGGGCAATGAAGAAAATGTGTACCGCACCATCAACCGCCTCTTCCGCCGGGGGGCCAAGGTCATCTATGACCCCATCGTGCCGGTGCATGTCTCCGGCCACGCCAGCCAGGAAGAAATGAAATTAATGATTCACCTGGTGCGGCCCAAGTATCTGCTGCCCGTGCACGGCGAATTGCGCCACCTGCACCAACACGCCGCCATGGGCCGCGAACTGGGCATCCCCGAAGACCACATCGTCATCATCGAGAACGGGCAGGTCGTCGAATTCCAAAACGGCCAGATGAGCCTGGGCGAGCGGGTCCCCGGAGGCTGGGTGTTCGTGGACGGCTCTTCGGTGGGCGAGGTGAGTATGAAGGTGGTGCGGGAGCGGGAGGCCTTGGCGCGGGACGGTTTCGTGCTGGTCAACCTCACCGTGGATCGCCTCACCGGTCGCCTGCTGGACGCACCGGAGATCATCACCCGCGGGTTCGTGTACACCGAAGGGGCGCAGGACCTGCTGGCGGCCATCCGCAAGCGCGTGGTCAAGGCGGTGAACACCTCTTCGGGCAACCTCCAGCGCGATGTCCAGCAAATGCTGCGTTCTTACCTCTACAACGAAACCAAACGGCGGCCTCAGATTTTCGTCAGCGTGAGCGAAATCGAGCCTGCCGCCGCCCCCGAAAAGGCCGGGAAAGTGCCCACCTGGGCATCGTAA
- a CDS encoding SDR family oxidoreductase — MRYVFLTGANRGLGLEFARQLLERGDWVFATCRHPERAEALRALQQRFPQRLHVAALDVSDEQAIARAATEVAAQTERLDVLINNAGVLYRDEHLGNLRQSQLMHAFAVNAVGPLLLTQALLPLLQKGQRPVVFNLSTQMGSLTRKTYGGYYSYSASKAALNMFGRALAADLRSDGVIVVLVHPGWVRTDMGGAQATLDPPTSVAGMLALLERLKPEDSGRFLTWEGKEHPW; from the coding sequence ATGCGCTATGTCTTTCTCACCGGAGCCAATCGCGGGTTGGGATTGGAGTTCGCCCGGCAGTTGCTCGAACGGGGCGATTGGGTGTTTGCCACCTGTCGTCACCCTGAGCGGGCCGAGGCCTTACGCGCGTTGCAGCAGCGATTCCCCCAGCGGTTGCACGTGGCCGCGTTAGATGTCAGCGACGAACAGGCCATTGCCCGGGCGGCGACCGAAGTGGCCGCCCAGACAGAGCGATTGGATGTGCTGATCAACAACGCGGGGGTGCTCTATCGGGATGAGCATCTGGGCAACTTGCGCCAGTCTCAATTGATGCACGCTTTTGCCGTCAACGCTGTGGGGCCTTTGCTGCTTACCCAGGCCCTGCTGCCTTTGCTGCAGAAGGGCCAGCGGCCCGTGGTGTTCAATCTTTCCACGCAAATGGGCTCGCTGACCCGCAAGACCTATGGCGGGTATTACAGTTACTCGGCCAGCAAAGCGGCGTTGAATATGTTTGGTCGCGCGCTGGCCGCCGATTTGCGCTCTGATGGGGTGATTGTGGTGTTGGTGCATCCGGGATGGGTGCGCACCGACATGGGCGGAGCTCAGGCCACGCTGGATCCCCCCACTTCGGTTGCGGGCATGTTGGCCCTGTTGGAGAGGCTCAAACCGGAGGATTCAGGCCGTTTCTTGACCTGGGAAGGGAAGGAACACCCGTGGTAA